CCCTCTCCTACGCCCTGCTCGGCGAGGCCGGCGGACGGGCCAGCCACCACGGCCCCGCCCAGGTCGTCACCGTCGTACTGATCGCCTCCCTGCTCGGCAGCGTCCCGCATGTCGCACGCGGGCAGGGGCCCACCCTCGACCACCTCGCCCGCCGCGTGCTCACCGTCGGATTCGTCGCCGTCTGCTTCCAGCCCCCGTACAGCCGGGGCATGTTCGACGACTGGGGCGGTCCCGCCTACGCCCTGCTCCTCCTCGCGCTGCTGTCCCTGACCGCGCTGTGCGACGCGGTGCTCGCCGCCGCCCTGGCCCACACCCGCACCGGCTGGCCCTTCGGGCCGGTACTGCGGGACGAGATGCGGGCCGTGTACGGCATCGGGTCCGCCGTCATCGCCACCGGGGCGGTGATGGCGCTGGCGGTCGCCGTGGTGGGGCTGTGGGCGCTGCCCGTGTTCTCCGTGCCGCTGCTGCTCGCCCAGATGGCGTTCCGCCGGTACGCCGCCGTCCGGGCGACCTACCGGCAGACCATCGCCTCCCTCGCCCGGGCCACCGAGGTCGCCGGATACACCCCGGCCGGGCACGCCCGGCGCGTCGCCGTGGTCAGCAAGGCGGTGGGGCGCGACCTGGGCCTGACCCAGCCCGAGCTCGCCGTCCTCGAGTACGCCGCGCTCATGCACGACATCGGCCAGCTCAGCCTCGTCGACCCCGTTCCGGCGGGTGCCACCGCCGCGCTGCCCGTCGCGGAGCAGCGGCGGATCGCCCTGCTCGGCGGAGCCGTCGTACGGCAGACGGGCGTCGACGAGGCGGTGGCCGTGGTCGTGGAGCGGCAGGCCGACCCCTACGCCGAGCAGCCGCTCGCCGCGCGAATCGTCCGGGCCGTGAACGCGTACGAGGAGAAGTCCCGGGAAGGAGGGCCCGGCGGGCCGCTGACGGCGCTGGAGGAACTCCGGCTCGCCACCGCCGGGACGTACGCCCCGGAGGTGGTGGAATCACTGGCCCGGGTACTGGCAAGGAGCAGTCTGACCCTGCCCGTGGCTGGGTAACCCATGGGTAATGAGCGCCCTCGAGGCCGTACATGGTTGGATGCGAAGGAGAAGGTGTCCGGGGGCTCGAAACACAGCTACGGCCAGCCCACCGCACGGAACTGGCAGGCGGGAATCGTGAGGATCTTCGGCAAGGGACGGCACCGGCCCTCCGCCTCCTGGCGGCAGGCCACGGACCGGGCGTTCACCCTCATCGGCGACGGCCGGTACGAGGACGCAGGCGCACTGCTGACACGTGCCGCCGATCTGGAGCCCTGGCTTTCCGAGTCCTGGTTCAACCTCGCGCTGCTGCACAAGTTCCGGCACGACTGGGAGCAGGCGCGGGCGGCCGGACTCAGGGCCGTGGCGCTGCTCGACCGGGACGCCGGCGCCCCCGACTGGTGGAACGTCGGCATCGCCGCGACCGCGCTCCAGGACTGGCCGCTGGCCCGGCGCGCCTGGCAGGCCTACGGGCTGCGGGTGCCGGGGGCGGCCAACGACTCCGGTGAACCCCTCGGCATGGACCTCGGCAGCGCGGCCGTACGGCTGTCCCCGGAGGGCGAGGCCGAGGTCGTGTGGGGGCGCAGGCTGGACCCCGCGCGGATCGAGGTGCTGTCCATCCCGCTGCCGTCCTCCGGGCGGCGCTGGGGAGAGGTCGTCCTGCACGACGGGGTGCCGCACGGCGAGCGGACGACCGCCGCCGGGCACACGTACCCGGTGTTCGACGAGATCGAGCTGTGGGCGCCGTCGCCCGTGCCGACGTGGGTGGTGCTGCTGGAGGCGGCGACCGAGGCGGACCGGGACGCGCTGGAGCAGCTGGCCGCGGACGCCGGGTTCGCCGCGGAGGACTGGTCCTCGTCGGTGCGGTTGCTGTGCCGGATGTGCTCGGAGTCACGGATGCCGTCGGACGAGGGCGACGGGGAGCATCTCGACCCGCACGATCACAGTGAGCCGGGGCATCCGGGGCCGCTGGGGCACCGGACGGACGGGCAGCTGTGGGTCCCCGAGCGGGAGTGCGGGCTGGCTGCGCCGGCTGCGCTGGTCCGGGGGCTTCTGGACGGGTGGGTCGCCGACAGCCCGGATTCTCGCGACTGGCGGGATCTGGAAGAGGTCTGTTAGCGCCGTTGCCGGGTGCGGCTGCGTCGTGGTTGTTCGCGCAGTTCCCCGCGCCCCTGAGGGGGCGCCTTCCCCGTACCCTGTATGAGCATCCCGGGTTGGATTTGTTCAGGAAGGCGTACGGACGTCATGGCTCAGCAGGACACCGATCAGCAGCGCGCGGGCGTGCTCCCCGTCGATGACGAGGGGTACGTGATCGACACGCAGGACTGCGAGGAGCGCGAGGCTGCCTGGCGGGAGCGGGGGACCTCGCGGCCGATCACGGTCGTCGGGAACCCGGTGCTGCACAAGGAGTGCAAGGACGTCACCGACTTCGGCGACGAGTTCCAGCAGCTCGTCGCGGACATGTTCGCCAGCCAGCGCACCGCCGAGGGCGTGGGCCTCGCCGCCAACCAGATCGGCGTCGACGCGAAGGTCTTCGTCTACGACTGCCCCGACGACGAGGGCGTCCGGCACACCGGCGTCGTCTGCAACCCCAGGCTCGTCGAGCTGCCCGCCGACAAGCGCCGCCTGGACGACAGCAACGAGGGCTGTCTGTCGGTGCCCACGGCGTACGCGCCGCTCGCCCGGCCCGACTACGCCGAGGTGACCGGGCAGGACGAGAAGGGCAACCCGATCAAGGTGCGCGGCACCGGATACTTCGCACGGTGTTTGCAGCACGAGACGGATCACCTGTACGGCTACCTCTACATCGACCGGCTCTCCAAGCGCGAACGCAAGGACGCGCTGCGGCAGATGGCCGAGAACGAGCCCCGCTACCCGGTCGTGGCCAACGACTGAGACCTCAGCCGCACCGGGCGCACGGCGTCTGTTCGGGTTTCCCACCCGAACGGGCGCCGTTCGTCTGTTCCGTTCGCCTGTCCGTCGCACGTTCGATCGCATCTGCTCTTCAGGTGATCCCCCAGTAGCCACACAACGGGATGTTCCCGGCACTGTGGGGTAGTGAATGAAGCAAATGCGTTCCCAGAACGGTCAGTTGTAGTGCTGAATGGGATGAGCGGGGTATGCAACGGCGCACGCCCGGCACGAAGGGAGGGGCGCTCGCGCCGACTGGCGGCTGAGAGGGGTTAGTTCGTGCATGCTTTGTCACACGGCACCACACCGACACCGGTCACGATCGCAGTTCCACCTTCGCTCTCTCTCCCGGTGATCGAGGCGGAGTTTCCCCGGCAACTCCACCCGTATTGGCCCAAGTGTCAGGAGAAGACCCGGGCCTGGCTGCTCGAAAAGCGGCTCATGTCGGCGGACAAGGTGGAGGCATATGCCGACGGCCTTTGCTACACCGACCTCATGGCCGGGTACTACATCGGCGCCTCCGACGAGGTCATGCAGGCGATCGCCGACTACAGCGCGTGGTTCTTCGTCTGGGACGACCGTCACGACCGCGACATCGTGCACGGCCGTCCTGTCGCCTGGCGGCTCCTGAGGGACCGGCTGCACACGGCCCTCGACTCCCCCGAGGAGCACCTGCACCACGAGGACCCACTGGTCGCGGGGTTCGCCGACAGCGTGCTGCGGCTGTACGCGTTCCTGGGCCAGACGTGGAACCTCCGGTTCGCCCGGCACTTCCACGCGGTGATCGACGCCTATGACCGGGAGTTCCACAACCGCACCCAGGGCATCGTCCCGACGGTCGAGGAATACCTCCAACTGCGCCGGCTCACGTTCGCGCACTGGATATGGACGGATCTGCTGGAGCCGACCGCCGGCTGTGAATTCCCCGACGCCGTGCGGAACCACCCGGCGTATCGGCGGGCGGCGCTGCTCAGCCAGGAATTCGCCGCCTGGTACAACGATCTGTGCTCGCTCCCGAAGGAAATCGCGGGCGACGAGGTGCACAATCTCGGAATCAGCCTCATCACCCATGAGGGGCTGACTCTGGAACAGGCCGTCGCGGAAGTCAGGTGCCGAGTCGAGAAAACCATCACGGGTTTCCTCGAAGTCGAGCAGGAAGCGTTGCGGTTCGCCGACGACCTCGCCGACGGATCCGTGCGGGGAAAGGAATTGAGCGCCGCCGTGCGGGCCTGCCTGAGCAATATGCGGAACTGGTTCAGTTCCGTCTACTGGTTCCACCACGAGTCCGGCCGGTACATGGTCGACAGCTGGGACGACCGGTCCACGCCCCCGTACGTCAACAACGAAGCGGCAGGTGAGAAATGACCGTCGAGTCTGTGCAGCCCGAAACCCCGCCGGCCCTGGAGCTGCGGGAGCCGCCCCGGGCGGGCGGAGGCGTCCCCGTGCTCGGGCACGGCTGGAAGCTGGCCCGCGACCCGCTGGCCTTCATGTCCCGGCTGCGCGAGCACGGCGACGTCGTGCGGCTGAAGCTCGGGCCGAAGACGGTGTACGCGGTCACCACCCCGGCCCTGACCGGCGCCCTGGCGCTGAGCAACGACTTCATCATCGCCGGACCGTTGTGGGAGTCCCTGGAGGGTCTGCTCGGCAAGCAGGGCGTGGCCACGGCGAACGGCCCGCGCCACCGGCGCCAGCGGCGCACCATCCAGCCCGCCTTCCGGCTCGACGCCATCCCCGGCTACGGCCCGATCATGGAGGAGGAGGCACACGCGCTCGCCGAGCGCTGGAAGCCCGGCGAGACGATCGACTGCACGTCGGAGTCCTTCCGGGTGGCCGTGCGCATCGCGGCCCGCTGTCTGCTGCGCGGCGACTACATGGACGAACGGGCGGAGCGGCTGTGCGTCGCCCTCGCCACCGTCTTCCGCGGGATGTACCGGCGGATGGTGGTCCCGCTCGGACCGCTCTACAACCTGCCGCTCCCGGCCAATCGCGAATTCAACCGGGCCTTGGCCGATTTGCATCTCCTCGTCGACGAGATCGTCGCCGAGCGCCGGGCATCCGGTCAAAAGCCGGACGATTTGCTGACGGCATTGCTCGAGGCGAAGGACGAGAATGGCGACCCGATCGGGGAACAGGAGATCCACGATCAAGTCGTCGCGATCCTCACCCCCGGCAGCGAAACCATCGCCTCCACGATCATGTGGCTCTTGCATATGCTCGCGGAGCACCCCGAACACGCCGACCGGGTGCATGACGAAGTGCAAGCCGTCACCGGTGGGAGGCCGGTGGCATTCGCAGACGTCCGAGGACTCAGGCACACCAACAATGTCGTCGTCGAGTCCATGCGTTTGAGCCCGGCCGTCTGGATTCTCACCCGCCGGGCGGTGCGGGACACGGAACTCGGTGGATACAGTATTCCGTCCGGGGCGGACATCATCTACAGCCCGTACGCGATCCAGCGCGATCCGAAGTCGTACGAGCGGCACCTGGAGTTCGACCCCGACCGCTGGCTTCCGGACCGGGTCACCGACATCCCGAAGCACGCCATGAGCCCCTTCAGTGTGGGCAACCGCAAGTGCCCCAGCGACCACTTCTCGATGGCCCAGCTGACGCTGGTCACGGCGGCGCTGGCGACGAAGTACCGCTTCGAGCAGGTGCCGGGCTCGAAGGACGCCACCCGTGTCGGCATCACGCTGCGGCCGCACGACCTGCGGGTGCGGCCGGTGGCGAGGTGAGAATCCCCGGGCTCAGGCCGCCTCGGGGCCCCTGAACGTCCGCCGGTAGGCGTTCGGGGTCGTCCCCACCGCCCGGACGAAGTGGTGGCGCAGTGTGGCCGCGTTGCCGAACCCCGTTCGGCCGGCGATGGCGTCCATGGTCTCGTCCGTCGCCTCCAGCAGCCGCTGGGCCAGCAGCACGCGCTGGCGCAGGATCCAGCGGTAGGGAGTGGTCCCGGTCTCCTGCTGGAAGCGGCGGGCGAAGGTGCGCGGGGACATGTGGGCGTGGATGGCGAGCTGCTCGACGGTGACCTCCTCGTCGAGATGGCGCTCCATCCACGCCAGCACCTCGCCGATCGTGTCGCCCTCGGGGTGGGGGAGGGGGCGCTCGATGTACTGGGCCTGGCCGCCGTCGCGGTGCGGCGGCACCACCATCCGCCGGGCGATCTTGTTGGCGACCTCGGTGCCCTGCTCCTTGCGCACCAGGTGGAGGCAGGCGTCGATGCCGGCGGCCGTGCCGGCGGAGGTGATCACCGGGTCCTCGTCGACGTAGAGCACGTCCGGCTCGACGACCACGCCGGGGTACAGCCGGGCGAGGTCCGTCGCGTGCTTCCAGTGCGTGGCGCACCGGCGGCCGTCCAGCAGTCCGGCCGCGGCCAGCACGAAGACACCGGAGCAGACGCTCAGCACGCGCGCCCCGCGGTCGACCGCGCGGCGCAGCGCGTCCAGCAGCTCCGGCGGGAAGTCCCGGGACGCGTAGCTGTGCCCCGCGGGCACGGCGATCAGATCGGCCGTCTCCAGCCGCTCCAGACCGTGCTCCACCTGGAGCGAGAAGCCCGAGTTCATCCGCAGGACCGGGCCCTCGGCCGAGGCGACGGCGAAGTCGTAGACCGGCAGGCCCTCGTCGCTCCGGTCCGTGCCGAAGACTTCGCACACCACACCGAGTTCAAAGGGGTTCACGCCGTCGAGGAGGGCGACGGCCACGTTCTGCAGCATGGATCCAGTGTGCCTCGTCCTTGGCAGGAATTCGAGGGTCTACGGCAGTACTGCCACTGACGGTAAGGAGTAATCGGCGCGACAGTGGTGTCCATGAACACGAACCAGATCGAAGCACTCATCGGACTGTCCGCCACCTTCGGGATCCTGGTCCTCCTGATCCTCCCGTCCGTGATCGGCCTGGTGCGCGAGCGGCGCATCGACCGTCAGATCCGGGAGGCCCAGGAGGCCCGCGGAGAGCGTCCGGCTCAGAAGTCCTCGTCCAGGTCGACGGTGCCCTCCACCGCCACCTGGTACGCGGAGGGCCGCCGCTCGAAGAAGTTGGTCAACTCCTGAACCCCCTGGAGCTCCATGAACGAGAAGGGGTTCTCCGAGCCGTGGACCGGAGCGAAGCCCAGGCGGGTGAGCCGCTGGTCGGCGACGCACTCCAGGTACTGCCGCATCGACTCGGTGTTCATGCCCGGCAGGCCGTCACCGCACAGGTCGCGCGCGAACTGCAGCTCGGCCTCGACGGCCTCCCGGAGCATGTCCGTCACCTCCTGCTGGAGCCGGTCGTCGAACAGCTCCGGCTCCTCCTTGCGGACCGTGTCGACCACGTCGAAGGCGAAGGACATGTGCATCGTCTCGTCGCGGAACACCCAGTTGGTGCCGGTGGCCAGGCCGTGCAGCAGGCCCCGGCTGCGGAACCAGTAGACGTAGGCGAAGGCGCCGTAGAAGAACAGGCCCTCGATGCACGCGGCGAAGCAGATCAGGTTGAGCAGGAACCGGCGGCGGTCGGCCCGGGTCTCCAGCCGGTCCAGCTTCTCCACCGAGTCCATCCACTTGAAGCAGAACGACGCCTTCTCGCGGATGGACGGGATGTTCTCCACGGCGGCGAAGGCCGCAGTGCGGTCCTCCGGGTCGGGCAGATAGGTGTCGAGCAGCGTCAGATAGAACTGGACGTGCACGGCCTCCTCGAAGAGCTGACGGCTCAGATACAGCCGCGCCTCGGGGGAGTTGATGTGCTTGTACAGCGTCAGCACCAGGTTGTTCGCGACGATCGAGTCGCCCGTGGCGAAGAAGGCCACCAGCCGGCCGATCAGGTGCTGCTCCGCCGGTGACAGCTTGGCGAGGTCGGCGACGTCCGAGTGGAGGTCGACCTCCTCCACGGTCCAGGTGTTCTTGATGGCGTCCCGGTAGCGCTCGTAGAAGTCCGGGTAGCGCATGGGACGCAGGGTGAGCTCGAAGCCGGGGTCGAGAAGGTTCTGGGTGCTCATTACTGGCAGGCCTCGCAGGACTCGGGGTTTTCCAGGGAGCAGGCGACCGCTTCGGGATCCGGGGTGGCCTGCGCGGGGACGGTGGCCTGGGCGGCACGGGCGATGCGGGTCGCCGGGCGCGAGCGCAGGTAGTACGTGGTCTTCAGCCCGGACTTCCAGGCGTAGGCGTACATCGAGGAGAGCTTGCCGATGGTCGGCGTCTCCAGGAACAGGTTCAGTGACTGGGACTGGTCCAGGAACGGCGTCCTGGCCGCCGCCATGTCGATCAGGCCGCGCTGCGGGATCTCCCACGCCGTGCGGTAGAGGGCGCGCACGTCCTCGGGGATCCAGGCGAAGTCCTGCACCGAGCCGCTGGCCTCACGCAGGGCCTCCCGGCTGCGGGCGTCCCACACGCCGAGCCGCTTGAGCTCGTCCACCAGGTAGGAGTTGACCTGGAGGAACTCACCCGACAGCGTCTCGCGCTTGAACAGGTTGGACACCTGCGGCTCGATGCACTCGTACACGCCCGCGATCGAGGCGATGGTGGCCGTGGGGGCGATGGCGAGGAGCAGCGAGTTGCGCATGCCGGTCGTGGCGATGCGCTCGCGCAGCGCCGCCCAGCGCTCCGGCCAGGTCAGCTCCACGTCGTAGTGGTCGGGGTGCAGTACGCCCCGGGCCGTACGGGTCTTCTTCCAGGCCGGCAGCGGGCCGCTCCGCTCGGCGAGGTCGGCGGAGGCCTCGTACGCGGCGAGCATGATCCGCTCGGCGATGCGGGTGGAGAGGGCCTTGGCCTGAGGCGAGTCGAAGGGCAGGCGCAGCTTGAAGAAGACGTCCTGAAGGCCCATCGCGCCGAGGCCGACCGGACGCCAGCGGGCGTTGGAGCGGCCCGCCTGCTCGGTCGGGTAGAAGTTGATGTCGACGACCCGGTCGAGGAAGGTCACGGCCGTACGGACGGTCTCGTCCAGTCGCTCCCAGTCCAGGCCGCCGGTCGATGTGTCGACAAAGGAACCCAGGTTGACCGAGCCCAGGTTGCAGACCGCCGTCTCCCCGTCGCTGGTGACCTCCAGGATCTCCGTGCAGAGGTTGGAGGAGTGGACGACGTGGCCCGGCTCGGCCGTCTGGTTGGCGGTGCGGTTGGCGGCGTCCTTGAAGGTCATCCAGCCGTTGCCGGTCTGCGCGAGGGTGCGCATCATGCGGCCGTACAGCTCACGGGCGGGCAGGGTCTTCCTCGCCAGGCCCTTCGCCTCGGCCGCCCGGTACGCCGCGTCGAACTCCTCGCCCCACAGGTCGACCAGCTCGGGCACGTCCGAGGGGGAGAACAGCGACCACTGCCCGTCGGCGTTCACGCGCCGCATGAACTCGTCCGGCACCCAGTGCGCCAGGTTCAGGTTGTGCGTGCGGCGGGCGTCCTCGCCGGTGTTGTCGCGCAGCTCCAGGAACTCCTCGATGTCGGAGTGCCAGGTCTCCAGGTAGACCGCGGCCGCGCCCTTGCGCCGGCCGCCCTGGTTCACGGCGGCGACCGAGGCGTCGAGGGTCTTCAGGAACGGGACGATGCCGTTGGAGTGCCCGTTGGTGCCGCGGATCAGCGAACCGCGGGCGCGGATGCGGGAGTAGGCGACTCCGATGCCCCCGGCGTGCTTCGACAGCCGGGCCACCTGGTGGTAGCGGTCGTAGATGGAGTCCAGCTCGTCCTTGGGGGAGTCGAGGAGGTAGCAGGACGACATCTGCGGGTGCCGGGTCCCCGAGTTGAAGAGGGTGGGGGAGGAGGGGAGGTAGTCGAGGCGGCTCATGAGCCCGTACAGGGCCGCGACCTCCTCCAGCGCACGGGTGGTGTCGTCCTCCGCGAGGCCGCTCGCCACCCGCAGCATGAAGTGCTGGGGCGTCTCGACGACCTTGCGGGTGATCGGGTGCCGGAGCAGGTAGCGGCTGTGCAGGGTGCGCAGGCCGAAGTAGCCGAAGCGGTCGTCGGCGCCGGTGTCGATCAGGGCGTCGAGCCGGGCCGCGTGCACCCGGACGAACTCGGCGGTGCGGTCGGCGATGAGGCCCTCTCGGTGGCCGACCGCCACGGACTCGGTGAAAGACGTGACGCCCTGCGAGGCGGCCTCCTCGCGGATGCCGATGGTCAGCAGCCGGGCGGCCAGCCGGGAGTAGGCGGGATCCTCGGAGATCAGACCGGCCGCGGCCTCTGTCGCCAGTTCCCGCAACTCCGCCTCGTCCGCGGCGGCGGACCGGCCGCGCAGCGCGGCGGCGGCGACCCGGCCGGGGTCGGCGTCGGGGAGGTCGGCGGTCAGCTCGGTCAGGGTCCGCAGCAGCGCGGTACCGGGAGCGTCCTGCTCCTCCTCGGCGGCTGAGACCGGTTCGGCTGGCGCGATGGTCACGTGGGGCTCTCCCTCGCTCGGCACGGGGCCTCGTCGAGGGCAGGGGGCAGCACACGAGCGCACGCGGCGTCGCGTCCACCGGCCCATTCCACGAGGCCCGGACGTCAGGGCACACCGGCCGGGTGGCCGGGTGCGCTGTCGGCAGGTCCTCGGACTGACGCCCATGCGCCGATATGGGCATGGGTACACCGTTGCGGGACAGTTCCGGATTCGCACCGGATTCCCCTGCGGCGACAGCGAGCATGAGCATACATCTTGTGCCGGGCCGGGTTGGCACCCCCAGATGTTGTGTCGCGGTGGTGTCGGAGCGTCAGCTGATGGATGAGGAGAGTGATCCCTCGGGGCGTGTCCCACCGGGTTGCGGGGCGTGCCTGGAGTGCTTCCATGGAAGTAGGTGCCGGCGCCCGTCAGATCCTCCGCAGCGGAAGTCCTCTCGGAGGGAGCAAGCGCCATGACGAGGGTCGTCCGTCGCACTGCGGGCAAGGAGCGGCCGCGCAACGCGCCGATGGTGACACTGGATCTGCGCCGGGCAGCGAAGCGGACCAGCCGCGGATTCGTCGGCCACTGGCACGGTCTGACCATTCGTCTCGAGGCCCGCCGGGGCACCACCCGCCCCAAGAAGTGGCGCAGGTGGTTCTCCTACACCAACGTGGTCCGGATGGCGTGGGCGGTCGGAGCCCTCGTGGTCTTCGGCTGGATCGGGGCCGGCGTCCACATGCTGCTGGTCACCGGCAGGGAGACCACGGTCGAGAAGTGGCAGCAGGAGCCGGGGGTAGAGGCGCTGGTCAGGTTCGTCGGCCCGGTCCTCACCGCATCGGTCGCCGCCGCGCTCTTCCTGTTCTGGTGGTACAGCTGGAACAAACGGCGCTACCTCGTCAAGGCGCGCAAGGACCCTCATGGACTCGTGCTCACCTCCGGCCACGACGACACGCAGATCGTGGGCCGCGAGGAACTCGCCCAGGTCATCGCGCAACGGCTGAGGGAACGCACCACCCGTCGGCCCTATCTGCTCGTCGGCGGTGTCGGCACGGGGAAGACCGCCGTCCTCGTGCGGCTCACGGAACTGCTGGCCCATGAGCGTGCCGTTCCCGTGCCGATCCGGCTGCGGGACGCCGACGGCGAGGCCGATCTGAACTTCGAGCGGATGGCCCAGCAGCGGTTCGCCGAGGAAGCGCCCCAGGGCATCCTCGCCCGCACCAAGACCGAGCGTGTCTGGCAGCAACTGCTCGCCGACGACAAGCTGGTCGTCATCGCCGACGGCCTCGAAGAGGCTCTTCTGGACGGCCGTCTCCAGCAGAACCGGGACAACATCATCCGCCGTGCCATCGAACGTGCCTACGAGGAGCGGCTACCGGTGGTCATCGCCTCCCGGCCGCACAGTCCGCTGGACACCACGTCCGCCGCGATCGTGGAGCTGGAACCGCTGAGCGAGGAGGAGGCGCTGGACTTCGTCAAGGCCTCCGCACCGGAGACGGACGAGCGCCGGGTGGACTGGATTGTGGAGACGGCGGAGGTGACCGAGTCGCCCGTCTACCTGCAGATCGCCCGCGAACTCCACCGGCACGGCGCCCTGGAGCGCGACCGCCCGACCGACGACCCCAAGCGCCTGAACACCCGCAGCCGGGATCGCAGCATGCTCCGGCTGTGGCTGCTGGACACCTGGGGCCGTGCCCTGCAGGAGGGCCGACTGCGCGTGGACGTCGCGCTCACGCCCCAGGAGCGCCAGGACACTCTGGAGGTTGTCTCCGCCCTGGCGTGCGTGGGCCTCCTGCAGGACAAGCTGGAAGTGGACTTCGCCGAGTTGCTCGGCCGGGACGCCCACCCCGGCAGAGCCCGGCACGCGAGGACCCAGGCAGGCCACCTGTGGACCCGGGTGCGTGGCACCGACCGGTACGGCAAGCAGGACCACGCCTTCTCCGAGTGGCACCGGGAGAGGATCTGGGAGGCGCTCAGCGTCAGGCTCGGCGACGAGGAGAACAAGCGGCTGCACCGGGGGAACATGACCCAGGCCCACGCCGTCCTCGCCCGTCTGGTGGGCAACGCGGACAAGCTCGGACTGCTGGAGGGCTTCGAGCAGAAGGCGCGCTTCCCGCACAGCATCCTCCAGGCCTACTTCGGCTTCCGTCTGCTGACCCACCTGGACGAGACGGACGTCTGCGAGCTGATCG
The Streptomyces tuirus genome window above contains:
- the cyc1 gene encoding epi-isozizaene synthase, which codes for MHALSHGTTPTPVTIAVPPSLSLPVIEAEFPRQLHPYWPKCQEKTRAWLLEKRLMSADKVEAYADGLCYTDLMAGYYIGASDEVMQAIADYSAWFFVWDDRHDRDIVHGRPVAWRLLRDRLHTALDSPEEHLHHEDPLVAGFADSVLRLYAFLGQTWNLRFARHFHAVIDAYDREFHNRTQGIVPTVEEYLQLRRLTFAHWIWTDLLEPTAGCEFPDAVRNHPAYRRAALLSQEFAAWYNDLCSLPKEIAGDEVHNLGISLITHEGLTLEQAVAEVRCRVEKTITGFLEVEQEALRFADDLADGSVRGKELSAAVRACLSNMRNWFSSVYWFHHESGRYMVDSWDDRSTPPYVNNEAAGEK
- a CDS encoding HD domain-containing protein, which codes for MSAYRPPPLLTLVHACAALLATGSLVVTLHHGLEERRVALAFGVLVTVGELTRRNGARVREPAPLGAAAALSYALLGEAGGRASHHGPAQVVTVVLIASLLGSVPHVARGQGPTLDHLARRVLTVGFVAVCFQPPYSRGMFDDWGGPAYALLLLALLSLTALCDAVLAAALAHTRTGWPFGPVLRDEMRAVYGIGSAVIATGAVMALAVAVVGLWALPVFSVPLLLAQMAFRRYAAVRATYRQTIASLARATEVAGYTPAGHARRVAVVSKAVGRDLGLTQPELAVLEYAALMHDIGQLSLVDPVPAGATAALPVAEQRRIALLGGAVVRQTGVDEAVAVVVERQADPYAEQPLAARIVRAVNAYEEKSREGGPGGPLTALEELRLATAGTYAPEVVESLARVLARSSLTLPVAG
- a CDS encoding tetratricopeptide repeat protein; the protein is MRIFGKGRHRPSASWRQATDRAFTLIGDGRYEDAGALLTRAADLEPWLSESWFNLALLHKFRHDWEQARAAGLRAVALLDRDAGAPDWWNVGIAATALQDWPLARRAWQAYGLRVPGAANDSGEPLGMDLGSAAVRLSPEGEAEVVWGRRLDPARIEVLSIPLPSSGRRWGEVVLHDGVPHGERTTAAGHTYPVFDEIELWAPSPVPTWVVLLEAATEADRDALEQLAADAGFAAEDWSSSVRLLCRMCSESRMPSDEGDGEHLDPHDHSEPGHPGPLGHRTDGQLWVPERECGLAAPAALVRGLLDGWVADSPDSRDWRDLEEVC
- the def gene encoding peptide deformylase, with product MAQQDTDQQRAGVLPVDDEGYVIDTQDCEEREAAWRERGTSRPITVVGNPVLHKECKDVTDFGDEFQQLVADMFASQRTAEGVGLAANQIGVDAKVFVYDCPDDEGVRHTGVVCNPRLVELPADKRRLDDSNEGCLSVPTAYAPLARPDYAEVTGQDEKGNPIKVRGTGYFARCLQHETDHLYGYLYIDRLSKRERKDALRQMAENEPRYPVVAND
- a CDS encoding GlxA family transcriptional regulator — protein: MLQNVAVALLDGVNPFELGVVCEVFGTDRSDEGLPVYDFAVASAEGPVLRMNSGFSLQVEHGLERLETADLIAVPAGHSYASRDFPPELLDALRRAVDRGARVLSVCSGVFVLAAAGLLDGRRCATHWKHATDLARLYPGVVVEPDVLYVDEDPVITSAGTAAGIDACLHLVRKEQGTEVANKIARRMVVPPHRDGGQAQYIERPLPHPEGDTIGEVLAWMERHLDEEVTVEQLAIHAHMSPRTFARRFQQETGTTPYRWILRQRVLLAQRLLEATDETMDAIAGRTGFGNAATLRHHFVRAVGTTPNAYRRTFRGPEAA
- a CDS encoding ribonucleotide-diphosphate reductase subunit beta → MSTQNLLDPGFELTLRPMRYPDFYERYRDAIKNTWTVEEVDLHSDVADLAKLSPAEQHLIGRLVAFFATGDSIVANNLVLTLYKHINSPEARLYLSRQLFEEAVHVQFYLTLLDTYLPDPEDRTAAFAAVENIPSIREKASFCFKWMDSVEKLDRLETRADRRRFLLNLICFAACIEGLFFYGAFAYVYWFRSRGLLHGLATGTNWVFRDETMHMSFAFDVVDTVRKEEPELFDDRLQQEVTDMLREAVEAELQFARDLCGDGLPGMNTESMRQYLECVADQRLTRLGFAPVHGSENPFSFMELQGVQELTNFFERRPSAYQVAVEGTVDLDEDF
- a CDS encoding bifunctional albaflavenone monooxygenase/terpene synthase, whose translation is MTVESVQPETPPALELREPPRAGGGVPVLGHGWKLARDPLAFMSRLREHGDVVRLKLGPKTVYAVTTPALTGALALSNDFIIAGPLWESLEGLLGKQGVATANGPRHRRQRRTIQPAFRLDAIPGYGPIMEEEAHALAERWKPGETIDCTSESFRVAVRIAARCLLRGDYMDERAERLCVALATVFRGMYRRMVVPLGPLYNLPLPANREFNRALADLHLLVDEIVAERRASGQKPDDLLTALLEAKDENGDPIGEQEIHDQVVAILTPGSETIASTIMWLLHMLAEHPEHADRVHDEVQAVTGGRPVAFADVRGLRHTNNVVVESMRLSPAVWILTRRAVRDTELGGYSIPSGADIIYSPYAIQRDPKSYERHLEFDPDRWLPDRVTDIPKHAMSPFSVGNRKCPSDHFSMAQLTLVTAALATKYRFEQVPGSKDATRVGITLRPHDLRVRPVAR